A genomic region of Miscanthus floridulus cultivar M001 chromosome 3, ASM1932011v1, whole genome shotgun sequence contains the following coding sequences:
- the LOC136543241 gene encoding uncharacterized protein — translation MPSSKSDLEDDSDREPASEEELEPLLVEEVVFNSLETARKEEEDRHLCAITQKETDDCILKRVIEISKEEEHRHEEEEECRREEEEERRR, via the coding sequence ATGCCGTCGTCTAAATCGGACCTCGAGGACGATTCAGACCGTGAGCCCGCATCGGAGGAGGAACTGGAACCTCTTCTAgtggaggaggtcgtcttcaaCTCATTGGAGACAgctcggaaggaggaggaggaccggcaccTCTGCGCCATCACACAGAAGGAGACTGACGACTGCATCCTAAAGCGCGTCAtcgagatctccaaggaggaggagcaccgccacgaggaggaggaggagtgccgccgcgaggaggaggaggagcgccgccgctag